One genomic window of Stigmatella ashevillena includes the following:
- a CDS encoding prepilin-type N-terminal cleavage/methylation domain-containing protein, translated as MTSVGHRGFTFVEVLISVAMAGVLAAIGVPKLFQAQERARHSEVITHLKSIHATLSAQVTKPWSLNEAGVSLPRGNRYSYHAGTPCMSFEDRSTFMVQDHGTDDCIGVDTYAHPTLPGLFEPAPLVSVQWDEQAVYNGVGATPGIFGTETNWDYFAAAAGNRDHHPSDSAETWGIASADGLASRFCPATPELFNITAGEPFLVNKDIGCPY; from the coding sequence ATGACTTCCGTTGGACACCGTGGTTTCACCTTTGTCGAAGTGTTGATCTCCGTGGCCATGGCGGGCGTGCTGGCTGCCATTGGCGTACCGAAGCTTTTCCAGGCCCAGGAGCGCGCCCGGCATTCCGAGGTGATCACCCACCTCAAGAGCATTCACGCAACCCTGAGCGCCCAGGTGACCAAGCCTTGGTCCCTCAATGAAGCCGGGGTTTCGCTGCCTCGCGGCAACCGCTACAGCTACCACGCGGGGACGCCGTGTATGTCTTTTGAGGATCGCAGCACGTTCATGGTGCAGGATCACGGGACGGATGATTGCATTGGCGTGGATACGTATGCTCATCCCACCTTGCCGGGACTCTTCGAACCGGCCCCCTTGGTCTCGGTCCAGTGGGATGAACAAGCTGTCTACAATGGCGTAGGTGCAACCCCGGGCATTTTCGGCACGGAGACGAACTGGGATTACTTCGCCGCAGCCGCTGGAAACCGGGATCATCATCCGTCCGACTCCGCGGAGACCTGGGGGATTGCGTCCGCGGATGGACTGGCATCGCGTTTCTGTCCTGCCACCCCTGAGCTCTTCAACATCACTGCCGGTGAGCCATTCCTGGTGAACAAGGACATCGGCTGCCCCTACTGA
- a CDS encoding S8 family peptidase has translation MRVLKVAALALAPCVLPACGEETPSLDSVALEVTASGQFLRSSNPIAGQYIVVMKEDVGGLKGEPMTMAQALSARHGVEVTRTYEHALRGFVVRASEDRARALAAEPGVAYVVEDGLAQAIGTQTGATWGLDRIDQRSRPLNGTYSYGETGAGVHAYIIDTGILTSHSDFGGRASGDYTSIADGNGANDCNGHGTHVAGTVGGATWGVAKAARLHAVRVLDCSGSGSWSGVIAGIDWVAANHVKPAVANMSLGGGANQAVDDAVRRSIAAGVVYAVAAGNESTDACTRSPARTGEAITVGATDSSDARASWSNYGTCLDIFAPGVNITSAYNNGGTAVLSGTSMASPHVAGVAALYLERNPGASPAAVANALVSGSSQGTPVSNPGAGSPNRLLYSPLATLSWSYAGPIGGRTCTLIHEGADPAGWSDNFLCSTTDYGFQWSSSGAIPGMTCTQTHELAEPAETTWGDNYLCVPTNSPLQLVWSSSGPVGGRVCVQWSEPADPHTWEDNYLCH, from the coding sequence ATGCGTGTTCTCAAAGTAGCAGCCTTGGCCCTCGCACCGTGTGTCCTGCCGGCATGCGGAGAGGAAACCCCGAGTCTCGACTCCGTCGCGCTCGAAGTCACAGCCTCAGGCCAATTCCTGAGGTCTTCGAATCCCATCGCGGGCCAGTACATCGTGGTGATGAAGGAAGATGTCGGCGGCCTGAAGGGGGAGCCCATGACGATGGCGCAGGCACTCTCGGCGCGGCACGGCGTCGAGGTAACACGAACGTACGAGCACGCCCTGCGTGGCTTCGTGGTGCGAGCGAGCGAGGATCGGGCACGGGCGCTCGCGGCGGAGCCGGGCGTAGCGTACGTCGTCGAAGACGGCCTCGCCCAGGCCATCGGGACGCAAACAGGCGCGACGTGGGGCCTGGACCGCATTGATCAGCGGTCGCGGCCACTGAACGGCACCTACAGCTACGGTGAGACGGGCGCTGGGGTGCATGCGTACATCATCGACACAGGCATCCTCACCAGCCACTCGGACTTCGGCGGGCGGGCATCCGGCGACTACACCTCTATCGCCGATGGCAATGGCGCCAACGACTGTAACGGTCACGGTACGCACGTCGCTGGCACGGTAGGTGGCGCCACTTGGGGAGTGGCCAAGGCCGCGCGGCTGCATGCGGTGCGGGTGTTGGACTGTAGCGGCTCGGGCTCTTGGTCGGGAGTCATCGCCGGCATCGACTGGGTGGCGGCCAACCACGTGAAGCCCGCCGTGGCCAACATGAGCCTGGGAGGAGGAGCCAACCAGGCGGTGGACGACGCGGTGCGCCGCTCCATCGCCGCAGGTGTCGTGTACGCGGTGGCCGCCGGCAATGAAAGCACCGATGCTTGCACGCGCTCGCCGGCCCGCACCGGTGAGGCCATCACCGTGGGCGCGACCGACAGTTCGGACGCCAGGGCTTCCTGGTCCAACTATGGCACCTGCCTGGACATCTTCGCCCCTGGCGTGAACATCACCTCGGCCTACAACAACGGGGGCACTGCCGTCCTGAGCGGCACGTCGATGGCCTCCCCACACGTGGCGGGTGTGGCGGCGCTGTACCTCGAGCGCAACCCAGGTGCCTCCCCTGCCGCAGTCGCCAACGCCCTGGTGAGCGGCTCGAGCCAGGGGACTCCCGTGAGCAACCCAGGCGCGGGCTCGCCCAACCGGCTGCTCTACAGCCCCCTGGCGACACTCTCCTGGTCCTATGCAGGACCCATCGGCGGCAGGACCTGCACGCTCATTCATGAGGGGGCAGACCCCGCAGGCTGGTCGGACAATTTTCTGTGCTCGACCACGGACTACGGGTTCCAGTGGAGCAGTTCGGGAGCCATCCCTGGCATGACCTGCACCCAGACCCACGAATTGGCGGAGCCAGCCGAAACGACGTGGGGTGACAACTATCTCTGTGTGCCCACGAACAGCCCGTTGCAGTTGGTCTGGTCGTCCTCGGGCCCCGTCGGCGGGAGGGTCTGCGTCCAGTGGTCCGAGCCGGCGGACCCTCATACCTGGGAAGACAACTATCTCTGTCACTGA
- a CDS encoding alpha/beta hydrolase, protein MNRRNLLMSAVLTTATLPLTGGGAVAHAAPRAASKTFLLVHGAWHNALHWGRVAQHLSALGHRVLAIDLPGHGLNARFPSAYLTGAWAKFAEEPSPQRDISLDECASAVIDALKALKGGPRPILVGHSVGGTVITRAGELAPEQVGRLVYLSAYCPVRLKNPSAYGALPESKTDYGHTLFVGDPAALGAVRINPRGDASYLEALRDAYYNDVEPRDFLPFALALTPDLPTALWTSNVVVTRERWGRIPRSYIRCTQDRALVPALQDLMIREADAFTPTNVFDQKTLGTSHSPFASQPALLAELLAGLR, encoded by the coding sequence ATGAACCGCAGGAACCTCTTGATGAGCGCCGTGCTCACCACCGCCACGCTGCCTCTCACCGGAGGTGGTGCCGTGGCCCACGCAGCGCCCCGGGCCGCAAGCAAGACCTTCCTATTGGTGCACGGCGCCTGGCACAACGCTTTGCACTGGGGACGCGTCGCCCAGCACCTGTCGGCCCTGGGCCACCGCGTCCTCGCCATCGACCTGCCCGGCCACGGCCTCAACGCCCGCTTTCCCTCCGCGTACCTTACAGGCGCATGGGCGAAGTTTGCCGAGGAGCCCTCTCCCCAGAGAGACATCAGCCTCGACGAGTGCGCCTCGGCAGTGATCGACGCGCTCAAGGCGCTCAAGGGGGGCCCCCGGCCCATCCTGGTCGGCCACAGCGTGGGCGGCACCGTGATCACCCGAGCGGGTGAACTTGCTCCCGAGCAGGTGGGCCGACTGGTCTATCTGAGTGCCTACTGCCCCGTGCGCCTGAAAAATCCGAGCGCGTATGGCGCTCTGCCTGAATCGAAGACGGACTACGGCCACACGCTCTTCGTGGGAGACCCCGCAGCACTGGGAGCCGTCCGCATCAACCCTCGAGGGGACGCCTCGTATCTCGAAGCTTTGCGCGACGCCTATTACAACGACGTCGAACCGCGTGATTTCCTGCCCTTCGCGCTCGCGCTCACGCCGGACCTGCCGACTGCTCTCTGGACATCCAACGTCGTCGTGACGCGCGAGCGCTGGGGCCGCATCCCACGCAGCTACATCCGATGCACCCAAGACCGCGCCCTGGTGCCTGCGCTCCAGGATTTGATGATTCGGGAGGCGGATGCCTTCACTCCCACCAATGTCTTCGACCAGAAGACCCTGGGGACCAGCCACTCGCCGTTCGCGTCCCAACCCGCTCTGCTTGCCGAACTCCTGGCAGGCCTGCGCTGA
- a CDS encoding right-handed parallel beta-helix repeat-containing protein, producing the protein MILLSGCFTAMACGGGDSPPSGEERADAAAPQGLACQTQAQGGGCSEILVPNSSNYFWVSGENQPTSRYAGKTLCIPAGTYTGIGLYKVVASASQPAVITNCGGQAIFHSTSGSPFYVGGGSRHLRISGTGSAAHTYGLVAGTSGKNQAHLDLREGTSDVEIDHVEVSGNGNGGVGIAFRTYPACSGGTWRRGTWAQYNTKIHDTYVHGTKYEGMYIGPSHHGWVSANDYTPGFDCSGGVRWTEADVVGVEVTDNRLENIGNDGIQVGGALQGMTIRRNVIKDYGLNQDESHSGGITVNPGSKGLIDSNWIEATQAYRTQGIAFQGLGGSVVSNNVILGARWGTMFLRNSDVNLELSLPDVAYYHNTVVNSTYQGLFFFCNNLDTVLFKNNIVAGTPTLYAGNGGNTACVQSLSSGNLLNTQLSAAGFVNAAAKDFHLLPASAAVNTGMSLEGVVNADHDGVSRLGSPYDLGAFAQ; encoded by the coding sequence ATGATCCTTCTCAGTGGGTGTTTCACGGCCATGGCTTGTGGGGGCGGAGACAGCCCCCCATCGGGAGAGGAGAGAGCGGATGCGGCCGCCCCGCAGGGACTGGCCTGTCAGACTCAAGCGCAAGGAGGAGGTTGCTCGGAGATCCTCGTCCCCAACAGTTCCAATTACTTCTGGGTGAGTGGCGAGAACCAGCCGACATCTCGCTACGCGGGAAAGACGCTCTGCATCCCGGCGGGCACCTACACGGGCATCGGCCTGTACAAGGTGGTGGCTTCGGCCTCACAGCCCGCGGTCATCACCAACTGCGGAGGCCAAGCCATCTTCCATTCGACCAGCGGCAGCCCCTTCTATGTGGGCGGCGGGAGCCGCCACCTGCGGATCTCCGGCACCGGGAGCGCCGCCCACACCTACGGCCTCGTGGCGGGTACCTCGGGTAAAAACCAGGCCCACCTGGATCTGCGCGAGGGAACCTCCGATGTCGAGATCGACCATGTGGAGGTCAGCGGTAACGGCAACGGAGGGGTGGGAATTGCTTTCCGCACCTATCCGGCATGCAGTGGTGGCACCTGGCGGCGCGGCACCTGGGCCCAGTACAACACGAAGATCCACGATACCTACGTCCACGGCACGAAGTACGAGGGCATGTACATCGGCCCATCGCACCATGGCTGGGTCTCGGCCAATGATTACACCCCTGGCTTCGACTGTAGCGGGGGCGTCCGGTGGACAGAGGCCGATGTGGTGGGCGTTGAGGTGACAGACAACCGGCTGGAGAACATCGGCAACGATGGCATCCAGGTTGGCGGCGCGCTGCAAGGAATGACGATCCGGCGCAACGTCATCAAGGACTACGGCCTGAATCAGGACGAGAGCCACTCGGGAGGCATCACCGTGAACCCGGGCAGCAAGGGCCTCATCGACTCGAACTGGATCGAGGCCACTCAGGCCTATCGCACCCAGGGCATCGCCTTCCAAGGACTGGGCGGCTCCGTGGTGTCGAACAACGTCATCCTCGGGGCACGCTGGGGGACAATGTTCCTGCGCAACTCTGACGTCAACCTGGAACTCTCGCTGCCCGACGTCGCCTACTACCACAACACGGTGGTGAACTCGACGTACCAGGGCTTGTTCTTCTTCTGCAACAACCTGGACACGGTCCTCTTCAAGAACAACATCGTGGCGGGCACCCCTACCCTGTATGCCGGCAACGGCGGCAATACCGCCTGCGTGCAGTCGCTCAGCAGCGGGAACCTGCTCAACACCCAGCTGAGCGCCGCGGGCTTCGTCAATGCGGCGGCCAAGGACTTCCACCTGCTACCGGCCTCCGCTGCCGTGAACACCGGCATGAGCTTGGAGGGCGTGGTCAATGCCGACCACGACGGTGTGAGCCGACTCGGAAGCCCGTACGATCTGGGCGCCTTCGCCCAGTAG
- the gcvH gene encoding glycine cleavage system protein GcvH yields the protein MAAELPKDVKYTKDHEWARKQGSAIVVGLTDHAQRQLGDVVYVELPKAGDTFDASEPFGSVESVKAVSEVFAPISGKVLKVNDSLTDSPETVNDDPYGEGWLIEIQPSSPSQWDELLDSSAYAEYIKEEAEE from the coding sequence ATGGCCGCCGAGCTTCCCAAGGATGTGAAGTACACCAAGGATCACGAGTGGGCACGCAAGCAGGGCAGTGCCATCGTGGTAGGCCTCACAGACCATGCGCAGCGGCAGTTGGGTGACGTGGTGTACGTCGAACTGCCCAAAGCGGGCGACACCTTCGACGCCAGCGAGCCGTTTGGCTCCGTCGAGTCGGTCAAGGCGGTCTCGGAGGTGTTCGCCCCCATCAGTGGAAAGGTGTTGAAGGTCAACGACAGCCTGACCGACTCACCAGAGACCGTGAATGACGATCCCTACGGGGAGGGATGGCTCATCGAAATCCAGCCTTCGTCTCCCTCGCAATGGGATGAGCTCCTCGACTCCTCGGCCTATGCCGAGTACATCAAGGAAGAGGCTGAAGAGTAG
- a CDS encoding 2-isopropylmalate synthase, with product MSTESVKDRVIIFDTTLRDGEQSPGASMNVAQKLQVALALRDLGVDVIELGFPVASQGDFEAVSTVAERIEGPILCALARANRDDIDRTWEALRSAARRRLHVFLATSPLHREYKLKMNPQEVVQRAVEAIRYARERFDDVQFSAEDAARTEPEFLAEVAERAIEAGATTINIPDTVGYTVPSQYSSLIAYLRRHVRGIEHVVLSVHCHNDLGLAVANSLAAVVEGARQVECTINGIGERAGNCALEEVVMALRTRHDFFGVGTAVRTERLYPTSRLLSNVTGLQVQRNKAVVGQNAFAHEAGIHQHGMLMHPGTYEIMRPEDVGFSGSQLVLGKHSGRHVLRQRMKDLGYQLDATQLDKLFEEFKRLADRKKEVFDADLEVLVQGHIGPRESSAWKLETLSCVSGVGTVPTASVSLEHTDGRKVRDAACGDGPVDAVFKAIERITGQQVRLCSYQVTSVTDGEDAQGHVSLEVETGVQRFQGRAVNTDIITASAHAFLDALNRAARTTVPASISNPVIPSIVASA from the coding sequence ATGAGCACTGAGAGCGTGAAGGATCGCGTCATCATCTTCGACACCACCCTGCGCGATGGCGAGCAATCGCCCGGAGCCAGCATGAATGTCGCGCAGAAGCTTCAAGTGGCACTCGCGCTCAGGGATCTGGGAGTAGACGTCATCGAGCTTGGCTTTCCGGTCGCCTCTCAAGGTGACTTCGAGGCGGTCTCCACCGTGGCCGAGCGCATCGAAGGTCCCATCCTGTGCGCCCTGGCCCGGGCCAACCGCGACGACATCGATCGGACCTGGGAGGCGCTTCGGTCGGCAGCACGGCGGAGGCTCCATGTCTTTCTCGCCACCAGTCCGCTCCACCGAGAGTACAAGCTGAAGATGAACCCGCAGGAGGTCGTCCAGCGCGCCGTGGAGGCCATCCGCTACGCGCGCGAGCGCTTCGATGACGTGCAGTTCTCCGCTGAAGATGCCGCGCGCACCGAGCCTGAGTTTCTCGCCGAGGTGGCGGAGCGCGCCATCGAGGCGGGTGCCACCACCATCAACATCCCCGACACGGTGGGTTACACCGTCCCCTCTCAGTACTCGTCCCTGATTGCGTACTTGCGGCGCCATGTGCGTGGCATCGAGCACGTCGTGCTGAGCGTCCACTGCCACAACGACCTCGGGCTGGCAGTGGCCAACAGCCTGGCTGCGGTGGTGGAGGGCGCACGGCAGGTGGAGTGCACCATCAATGGGATTGGGGAGCGGGCGGGCAACTGTGCCCTGGAAGAAGTCGTCATGGCCCTGCGCACCCGCCACGATTTCTTCGGCGTCGGCACCGCGGTTCGCACCGAGCGCCTCTACCCCACCAGCCGTCTGCTCTCCAACGTGACCGGCCTGCAAGTACAGCGCAACAAGGCCGTGGTGGGTCAGAACGCCTTCGCCCACGAGGCGGGAATCCACCAGCACGGAATGCTGATGCACCCTGGCACCTACGAAATCATGCGCCCCGAGGACGTGGGCTTCTCGGGCAGCCAACTGGTGCTGGGTAAGCACAGCGGCCGCCACGTGCTGCGCCAGCGGATGAAGGACCTCGGCTATCAGCTCGATGCCACACAGCTCGACAAGCTGTTCGAAGAGTTCAAGCGACTGGCGGACCGCAAGAAGGAGGTCTTCGACGCGGATCTGGAAGTCCTCGTTCAGGGGCACATCGGTCCCCGGGAATCTTCCGCCTGGAAGCTGGAGACGCTCAGCTGCGTATCAGGCGTGGGAACCGTTCCCACGGCCTCCGTCTCGCTCGAACACACCGACGGACGCAAGGTCCGCGATGCAGCATGTGGCGATGGACCCGTGGATGCGGTCTTCAAGGCCATCGAGCGCATCACCGGACAACAAGTCCGCCTGTGCAGCTACCAGGTAACGAGCGTGACCGACGGCGAGGATGCTCAGGGACACGTCTCCTTGGAGGTGGAAACGGGCGTCCAGCGGTTCCAAGGCCGGGCGGTGAACACCGACATCATCACGGCGAGTGCCCACGCTTTTCTCGACGCCCTCAACCGGGCGGCCCGAACCACGGTCCCCGCCTCCATTTCCAACCCCGTCATTCCTTCGATTGTGGCGAGCGCGTGA
- the leuC gene encoding 3-isopropylmalate dehydratase large subunit has protein sequence MSPFSPRNLFEKIWQSHLVQPETAETPAVLYVDLHLVHEVTSPQAFSLLRQRGLRVRRPERTVATMDHSTPTLPRDAQGRFPITDAEAAAQLSQLEANCQEFGVELHTLGSKHQGIIHVIGPELGLTLPGSTIVCGDSHTSTHGAFGALAFGIGTSEVGHVLATQCLLQRKPKTMEVRVEGNLRPGVSAKDIILGIIAKVGVGGGTGHVLEYTGSAIRRLSMEERMTVCNMSIEAGARAGLISPDDTAFEYLCRRPRAPQGEAWDKALAHWRSLPSDPGATYDTAVTLDANELEPMLTYGTHPGMGIPVTGAVPAPHDMADASARNSLERALLYMGLKPGQRLLGQPIDVVFIGSCTNSRLSDLRAAADVFRGRKVASRVRVLVVPGSQEVKQAAEAEGLHDIFRGAGAEWREPGCSMCIAMNGDQAQPGQYVVSTSNRNFEGRQGKASRTFLASPLTAAAAAITGKVSDPREFLR, from the coding sequence ATGAGCCCTTTTTCCCCCCGGAACCTGTTCGAGAAGATCTGGCAGTCCCATCTCGTCCAACCGGAGACGGCCGAGACACCCGCTGTGCTCTATGTGGATTTGCACCTGGTGCACGAGGTGACCTCACCGCAAGCCTTCAGCCTACTACGCCAGCGGGGACTGCGGGTCCGGCGGCCCGAACGGACCGTCGCCACCATGGACCACTCCACTCCAACGCTCCCTCGGGATGCGCAGGGGCGCTTTCCCATCACGGACGCGGAAGCAGCCGCACAACTCTCCCAGTTGGAAGCCAACTGCCAAGAGTTCGGCGTGGAGTTGCACACCCTGGGCTCGAAGCACCAGGGCATCATTCATGTCATCGGGCCTGAGCTCGGCCTGACCTTGCCGGGCTCCACCATCGTTTGCGGCGACAGCCACACCAGCACCCACGGCGCCTTTGGCGCGCTGGCGTTCGGCATTGGCACCAGCGAGGTAGGACACGTGCTGGCCACTCAGTGCCTGCTGCAGCGCAAGCCGAAGACCATGGAGGTGCGCGTGGAAGGCAATCTGCGTCCCGGCGTGAGCGCCAAGGACATCATCCTGGGCATCATCGCCAAGGTGGGGGTGGGTGGAGGAACAGGGCATGTGCTCGAGTACACCGGCAGCGCCATCCGCCGCCTCTCCATGGAGGAGCGCATGACCGTGTGCAACATGTCCATCGAGGCCGGCGCGCGTGCCGGCCTCATCTCCCCGGATGACACGGCCTTCGAGTACCTCTGCCGCCGACCGCGGGCCCCCCAGGGAGAGGCGTGGGACAAGGCGCTCGCGCACTGGCGCAGCCTGCCCTCAGATCCGGGAGCCACCTACGACACGGCCGTGACGCTGGATGCCAACGAGCTCGAGCCCATGCTCACCTACGGCACCCATCCCGGTATGGGCATCCCAGTGACCGGCGCGGTGCCTGCTCCCCACGACATGGCGGATGCGAGCGCCCGCAACTCGCTGGAGCGAGCCTTGCTCTACATGGGGCTGAAGCCGGGGCAGCGCCTGCTGGGCCAGCCCATCGACGTGGTGTTCATCGGAAGCTGCACCAACTCGCGGTTGTCGGACCTGCGCGCGGCGGCTGATGTTTTCCGCGGACGGAAGGTGGCCTCTCGCGTCCGCGTGCTCGTGGTGCCCGGCTCCCAGGAAGTCAAGCAGGCGGCGGAGGCGGAAGGGTTGCATGACATCTTCCGTGGGGCCGGCGCCGAATGGCGCGAGCCTGGCTGTTCCATGTGTATCGCCATGAATGGCGACCAGGCACAGCCCGGCCAGTACGTGGTGAGCACCAGCAACCGCAATTTCGAAGGCAGGCAGGGCAAGGCAAGCCGGACCTTCTTGGCCAGTCCTTTGACCGCCGCCGCTGCCGCGATCACCGGCAAGGTCAGCGACCCCCGGGAATTCTTGAGGTGA
- the leuD gene encoding 3-isopropylmalate dehydratase small subunit, which yields MEPFRTLHSRTVVLAQQNIDTDQIIPARFLKITHRMGLGRWLFADWRYQPDGNPRPDFILERPEAQGVQVLVAGDNFGCGSSREHAPWALTDWGFRAVISSSIADIFSNNAVKNGLLPIRVDAGFHRRLLAEPGSAVSIDLERLSVTLADGTTTVFPLDPFARYCLMNGVDELGFLLGQDEAIARFEEARS from the coding sequence ATGGAACCGTTCCGCACGTTGCACTCGCGCACCGTCGTCCTCGCGCAGCAGAACATCGACACCGATCAGATCATCCCTGCACGATTCCTCAAGATCACTCACCGCATGGGCCTTGGCCGTTGGCTCTTCGCGGACTGGCGCTACCAACCGGACGGCAACCCTCGCCCGGATTTCATCCTCGAGCGGCCAGAAGCCCAAGGGGTCCAGGTGCTGGTGGCTGGAGACAACTTCGGCTGCGGCTCTTCGCGCGAGCATGCGCCGTGGGCATTGACGGACTGGGGATTCCGCGCGGTCATCAGCTCCTCCATCGCGGACATCTTCTCCAACAACGCCGTCAAGAATGGCCTGCTGCCCATCAGGGTGGATGCCGGGTTTCACCGCCGCCTGCTGGCCGAGCCGGGCTCCGCGGTGAGCATCGACCTGGAGCGCCTCTCGGTGACGCTCGCGGATGGAACAACCACCGTGTTCCCCTTGGATCCATTTGCCCGCTATTGCCTGATGAACGGGGTGGATGAGCTGGGATTTCTGCTTGGCCAGGACGAGGCCATCGCGCGCTTCGAGGAGGCGCGCTCGTGA